The stretch of DNA ATGCCCCTTCGAGATAATTCTGCTGGAAAAGGAACCTGATTCTGAAACTTCCTAGATAAGAGGGGTTATTTCATGACAGAGACAAACGGTTTGGAAGACGTATTAGAAAGGGAAGTGAGAGCATCACTGACCGATGATCATCTACCCTGTGCCGCAGCCTTTCAGATTGCCGGTAAAGCCGGTGTCAGCCGCCGGCAGGTAGGCGATATGGCGAATCAGATCAGGGCCAGAATCATTGACTGCCAGCTCGGCTGTTTCAAGTTTGAGAAAGCCGTCCATGACCTGGACAGCATAAAGCTCAATCCGGAACTGGCTGAAAAGGTTTCCGCATCCCTGGAGAATGGCAGGCTCACCTGTACCCGCGCTTTTGAGGTAGCCAAAGAGTCTAAAGTAGCCCCACGAACAGTTGCCGATACCGCTAACAAGCTCAAGATAAAGATACACGACTGCCAGCTTGGCTGTTTCTGACCGCTTTACTGCCACTGATTATTGGGTCATAATACCTTGCCCCGTAGTAATAGAGCCCGGTATCATCCAGCCTCTGGCCGGTAAAGAGCCTGTCCGTAGCTAAATCACCCTGACTATTTCGGCGGTCTCCGAAGGGGTGGTAGGTGATGCTTCCATAAAATGAAGCTTGAGGAGATTTAGGCTTTAACATTGTTTCCTCCTTGGGTCTGTTTAGCTTCATTTTAGCTTAAAACCGGCGTAGTTGCTAGCTTCGAGCAGATGTGCTATAAGTAATCTCAAATTAACGTCGCATACATTGTATGTAAGGTATGTAAGCTACATAGTAGGTTATTGAGACAAACGAGAAATCAAAGCGTACAAGGTTGCTAAGCATAAAATAATTAAGACGATTCCCCATAATCTATACCAAAAGTTGTAGAATTTGCGAGGTAAAATACCGGGGTTTTGAGGATCGTAATGCCGTCCCAATAAAATCCTTC from Dehalococcoidales bacterium encodes:
- a CDS encoding RHS repeat-associated core domain-containing protein, which codes for MLKPKSPQASFYGSITYHPFGDRRNSQGDLATDRLFTGQRLDDTGLYYYGARYYDPIISGSKAVRNSQAGSRVSLS